Sequence from the Sediminitomix flava genome:
GAACTATGAAATCCCCAATAAAAATAATAAGCTTACTGTATTGCTTCATACTTTGTACCAATACTGTTTTTGCTCAAAAGCAACCCAATGTACTTTGGCTCTTGACCGATGACCAAAGATATGATACCGTAAAAGCATTTAATAAAATGCTCCACAATCGGGAGATGAGTGAGTTAGGTTATACAGAATCACCCAATGTAGATCGATTGGCAGATATGGGTACTACTTTTATCAATACTTATTGTCAGGCAGCGGCTTGTGCTCCATCAAGAGCGTCTATGCATTATGGTAGATACCCTTTCAAGTCTGGTATTTATGAATTTGAATATCATAATAACAATGCAGAACATACCCGACCGACTTTGCCTGAACAGATGGCTGATTTGGGCTATCAGACCTTACATATCGGAAAGTTAGGGGTGAGGGTGAAAAATGTAAAGGAAAATGGTAAGGTACAATCCCATCAAATTTATCAAACTGATATTGATTTTAAGGGATTGGCAAAAGATGGTTTGACAGATTGGGGGAAAAGCTGGACAACAACTCTTAACGGAGAGAAATTGGAAAAGCCTATTAAATCATTAGAGTTTTTTGTGACACCAGAAGGAACGTTTGAGTATAGTTCTAAGGAGTTGGAAGAGTTGAGGCCAGAGTATAAAGGTTCAGCAGCAAAAGCCTACGAAAAATATGATTTATTGAGACATTACAATAAAAAGAAAGGTCCAAAATCTGTATACAAATCTAGTATTTTGGCAGGGGTGAGTCCTCAACCGGCAGGTAAAACAAGAGATGGGTATTATGCTTCAGTTTTTGTAGATTATCTGAAGAATGAAAAAGAAAAATTCACTGTTGGTAGTCGTACTTTTGATGGCGTGGATCGTTCAAAACCACTATTCTGTCATATTGGTTTTGATTTTCCTCATACGCCTGTGTTGCCTCCAGCTTCTTACAGAGAACGTTTCAAAAAATATACATACAACATACCTGAGTTTGAAGAGAAAGAACTCAAGACAATGCCAAAGCAATTCAGAAATCAAGTAATGCGAGGTTACTCTGATAGCTTGACAGATGAAGAAAAGTTGACGATGATTCAAGACTATTTCGCTTTTTGTGCCTATGGAGATCAACTAATTGGAGAGACAGTAGATGCATTTATTGAGTATAGCGAGAGTAACAAGCAAGAGTGGATGATTGTATATGTTTGTGGCGATCATGGATGGAAGTTGAATGATCATGGTTCTGTTTCTAAGTTCACCCCTTGGGAAATAGATAGCCATAACCCGATCATTGTAGTTTCTTCTGATAAAAAGAAATTCCCAGAGGGAAAAGTGGTAAGAGAATTTACTGAGTTTGTCGATATTTCACCCACAATTCTTTCAGCGGCAGGAGCAAACTTGGACGCTGAAACATACAATCATTTGGACGGTTTTGATATGGCAAAAATAGCAGACAAAACAGTCTCTTTGAGAGATTACGTAGTAGGAGAGAATCATGCAGTAACGGGGCCACGTGCATATATCAGAACCAAAAACTTCATGTTCTCGATTCAAAGCAGGCCAAACAAAAAACGAGGTGAAAATATGGAGTGGGCGTTAAATGCGAGTTATGAGGAATTGGACCCTTGTTTATACTATACTTCCAAAGATCCACATGAAATTAAAAATTTAGCTTTCGATAAGAAGTATAAGCATATAGCAATGACAATGAAAGAAAAGTTGATCAATGTTGTACTTGGAGATGGAAGAGTAGAAGTAGTTTGGGGTAAAAAAGCAGATGGTACAAAAGTATTTAGAAGTAATTTTGCAGAAGGTGCACACGATCATAAACTTCAACTAAGTAAATAACCCCCTTTCTTTCTCATGATTTTATCCCTTACACTCGCTAGAGTTTTAACTACTTTAGCGAGTGTAATATCGGATTTTGTTAAAAGCTGAACACATGAAAAAAATAGCCTTATTAGGCTTGTTTATTCTTTGCCTTATGGTGGCAGAGCATCTGCAAGCACAATCATTAACAGAAACACGAGAAGCACGTACAAAATTAGATATCAATGCTTCTTGGACATTTTTTAGAGGAGAGTTATCTGAGCAAGAAGTTTCTAAATCGGATTTTGATGATAGTAATTGGGAAGTAGTTAATGTACCCCATAGTATGAAGCTTTCATCGAATGAGTTGGATAACAGTACAGATAGTTCTTATCAAGAGACTTTCCATAGATATATTGGTTGGTACAGAAAAGAGCTTTTAGTGGAGGCAACAAACTCTCAAAAAGTATTTTTAGAATTTGAAGGTGCGCATCAGCATACCAAACTTTGGGTAAATGGTACTTATGTAGGAGAGCATAAAGTGAGTGGTTACACTCCTTTTCATTTTGATATCACTGATTTCGTAGAAAAAGGGCAAAAAAATACAATTGTACTGAGTGTAGATAATCGTTATAACCCAACTATTCCACCTGATGGAGATCGAAGAGATTATTTATTATTTAGTGGTTTGTATCGTGATGTATACTTGGTCGTAAAAAATCCATTACATCTCACTTATGATTGGGAAGATACTTATGCAGGTGTTTTTATAACGACACCTTCAGTTCAGAAAAATAATGCTACGGTTAATATTCGATCTACAGTTCGAAATACTTCCTCGCAAAATGTAAACTGTAAAATTGTACAAAAGATTATTGATAAAGACGGCTATGTAATACGTAAGCTGTCATCTGAAAAAGTAGTTCTTCCGAATAATGAACATACATTCTCACAGACCACAGGGATAACGGAGAACCTTCATTTATGGTCAATTGAAGATCCTTATTTGTACCGTGTTCAAACTTTAGTTTATCAAGGCGAGCAACTGATGGATGTTGTTGAAAATTCTTTG
This genomic interval carries:
- a CDS encoding sulfatase-like hydrolase/transferase, whose product is MKSPIKIISLLYCFILCTNTVFAQKQPNVLWLLTDDQRYDTVKAFNKMLHNREMSELGYTESPNVDRLADMGTTFINTYCQAAACAPSRASMHYGRYPFKSGIYEFEYHNNNAEHTRPTLPEQMADLGYQTLHIGKLGVRVKNVKENGKVQSHQIYQTDIDFKGLAKDGLTDWGKSWTTTLNGEKLEKPIKSLEFFVTPEGTFEYSSKELEELRPEYKGSAAKAYEKYDLLRHYNKKKGPKSVYKSSILAGVSPQPAGKTRDGYYASVFVDYLKNEKEKFTVGSRTFDGVDRSKPLFCHIGFDFPHTPVLPPASYRERFKKYTYNIPEFEEKELKTMPKQFRNQVMRGYSDSLTDEEKLTMIQDYFAFCAYGDQLIGETVDAFIEYSESNKQEWMIVYVCGDHGWKLNDHGSVSKFTPWEIDSHNPIIVVSSDKKKFPEGKVVREFTEFVDISPTILSAAGANLDAETYNHLDGFDMAKIADKTVSLRDYVVGENHAVTGPRAYIRTKNFMFSIQSRPNKKRGENMEWALNASYEELDPCLYYTSKDPHEIKNLAFDKKYKHIAMTMKEKLINVVLGDGRVEVVWGKKADGTKVFRSNFAEGAHDHKLQLSK